The following coding sequences lie in one Streptomyces venezuelae genomic window:
- the sucB gene encoding 2-oxoglutarate dehydrogenase, E2 component, dihydrolipoamide succinyltransferase: MAVSVSLPALGESVTEGTVTRWLKAEGERVEADEPLLEVSTDKVDTEIPSPAAGILASIKVAEDETVEVGAELAVIDDGSGDAGGSAAPAQAEAPAAPAQEEAPQQQEAPAQAEAPAAPAPSGGSAEGTEVTLPALGESVTEGTVTRWLKEVGEEVAADEPLLEVSTDKVDTEIPSPVAGVLLEIVVGEDETAEVGAKLAVIGAPGAAPAKAEAPAPAAPAKEEAPAPAPAAPAAAPAAPAQPAAAAPAPAQPAAPAQPAPAKPAPAQPAPAAPAAPAQASPADDGAYVTPLVRKLANENGVNLSEVTGSGVGGRIRKQDVIAAAEAKKSAPAPAAAAAPAAVSKAPALEVSPLRGQTVKMTRMRKVIGDNMMKALHSQAQLTSVVEVDITKLMKLRAKAKDSFAAREGVKLSPMPFFVKAAAQALKAHPVINARINEDEGTITYFDSENIGIAVDAEKGLMTPVIKGAGDLNIAGISKKTAELAGKARGGGLTPDDMSGATFTISNTGSRGALFDTVIVPPNQAAILGIGATVKRPVVINHPDLGETIAVRDMTYLSLSYDHRLVDGADAARYLTAVKAILEAGEFEVELGL; encoded by the coding sequence ATGGCGGTTTCCGTATCCCTTCCGGCGCTCGGCGAGAGCGTCACCGAGGGCACTGTCACCCGTTGGCTGAAGGCCGAGGGCGAGCGCGTCGAGGCCGACGAGCCGCTGCTCGAGGTCTCGACCGACAAGGTCGACACCGAGATCCCCTCCCCGGCCGCCGGCATCCTGGCGTCCATCAAGGTCGCCGAGGACGAGACCGTCGAGGTCGGCGCCGAGCTCGCCGTCATCGACGACGGCTCCGGCGACGCGGGCGGCTCGGCCGCCCCGGCGCAGGCCGAGGCCCCGGCCGCCCCCGCGCAGGAGGAGGCCCCGCAGCAGCAGGAGGCCCCGGCCCAGGCCGAGGCGCCCGCCGCCCCCGCCCCGTCCGGCGGTTCCGCCGAGGGCACCGAGGTCACCCTGCCCGCGCTCGGCGAGTCCGTCACCGAGGGCACCGTCACCCGCTGGCTGAAGGAGGTCGGCGAGGAGGTCGCGGCCGACGAGCCCCTCCTCGAGGTCTCGACGGACAAGGTCGACACCGAGATCCCCTCGCCGGTCGCGGGCGTGCTGCTCGAGATCGTCGTCGGTGAGGACGAGACCGCCGAGGTCGGCGCCAAGCTCGCCGTCATCGGTGCGCCCGGTGCCGCTCCGGCCAAGGCCGAGGCCCCGGCTCCGGCCGCCCCGGCCAAGGAGGAGGCCCCGGCTCCGGCCCCGGCCGCTCCGGCCGCCGCCCCCGCAGCCCCGGCGCAGCCCGCCGCTGCCGCCCCGGCTCCGGCACAGCCCGCCGCTCCGGCACAGCCCGCCCCGGCCAAGCCCGCCCCGGCCCAGCCGGCGCCGGCCGCGCCCGCCGCCCCGGCGCAGGCCTCCCCGGCCGACGACGGTGCGTACGTGACGCCGCTGGTCCGCAAGCTGGCCAACGAGAACGGCGTGAACCTCTCCGAGGTCACCGGTTCCGGTGTCGGCGGCCGCATCCGCAAGCAGGACGTCATCGCCGCCGCCGAGGCCAAGAAGTCGGCTCCGGCCCCGGCCGCCGCCGCTGCCCCGGCAGCCGTTTCGAAGGCCCCGGCCCTCGAGGTCTCGCCGCTGCGCGGCCAGACGGTCAAGATGACCCGCATGCGCAAGGTCATCGGCGACAACATGATGAAGGCCCTGCACTCGCAGGCCCAGCTGACCTCGGTCGTCGAGGTCGACATCACCAAGCTGATGAAGCTGCGCGCCAAGGCGAAGGACTCCTTCGCGGCCCGCGAGGGCGTCAAGCTCTCCCCGATGCCGTTCTTCGTCAAGGCCGCCGCCCAGGCGCTGAAGGCCCACCCGGTCATCAACGCCCGGATCAACGAGGACGAAGGCACCATCACGTACTTCGACTCGGAGAACATCGGCATCGCCGTGGACGCCGAGAAGGGTCTGATGACCCCGGTCATCAAGGGTGCGGGCGACCTGAACATCGCCGGCATCTCGAAGAAGACCGCGGAGCTGGCCGGCAAGGCCCGTGGCGGTGGCCTCACCCCGGACGACATGTCCGGCGCCACCTTCACGATCTCCAACACCGGTTCGCGCGGCGCCCTGTTCGACACGGTCATCGTGCCGCCGAACCAGGCCGCGATCCTCGGCATCGGTGCCACGGTCAAGCGGCCGGTCGTCATCAACCACCCCGACCTCGGCGAGACCATCGCGGTGCGGGACATGACGTACCTGTCGCTCTCCTACGACCACCGTCTGGTGGACGGCGCGGACGCCGCCCGCTACCTGACCGCGGTCAAGGCGATCCTGGAGGCCGGCGAGTTCGAGGTCGAGCTCGGCCTCTAG
- a CDS encoding GntR family transcriptional regulator, giving the protein MTAPVVHSLREQIREHIVEGIVSGRWKPGERIVERRIAVELEVSQTPVREALRELETLRLIESAPNKGVRVRNLTAADLEESYPVRAGLEAIAAELAAERLAEDCSALEPHVAALYEADRASDGTAQVRHTVGFHRELVRAADNSVLLHTWEGLGIEVFTALSIRWLGTVQQSYAEEHEELVSAFRRRDPAIADLVKSHVLGCAPRP; this is encoded by the coding sequence ATGACCGCGCCCGTCGTTCACTCGCTGCGCGAACAGATCCGCGAGCACATCGTGGAGGGGATCGTCAGCGGGCGCTGGAAGCCGGGCGAGCGCATCGTGGAGCGCCGTATCGCGGTGGAGCTGGAGGTCTCCCAGACCCCGGTCCGTGAGGCGCTGCGCGAGCTGGAGACGCTCCGGCTCATCGAGTCGGCGCCCAACAAGGGTGTACGCGTACGCAACTTGACCGCCGCCGACCTGGAGGAGAGCTACCCGGTCCGTGCGGGCCTCGAAGCCATCGCCGCCGAGCTGGCGGCCGAGCGGCTCGCCGAGGACTGCTCGGCCCTGGAGCCCCACGTCGCGGCCCTCTACGAGGCGGACCGGGCCTCGGACGGCACGGCTCAGGTGCGGCACACCGTCGGTTTCCACCGCGAGCTGGTGCGCGCCGCCGACAACTCCGTCCTCCTGCACACCTGGGAGGGCCTCGGCATCGAGGTCTTCACGGCGCTCTCCATCCGCTGGCTGGGCACGGTCCAGCAGTCGTACGCGGAGGAGCACGAGGAGCTGGTCTCCGCCTTCAGGCGCCGTGACCCTGCCATCGCGGACCTGGTGAAGTCCCACGTCCTGGGGTGCGCGCCGCGCCCGTGA